The Toxorhynchites rutilus septentrionalis strain SRP chromosome 3, ASM2978413v1, whole genome shotgun sequence genome includes a region encoding these proteins:
- the LOC129775708 gene encoding uncharacterized protein LOC129775708, translating to MSKELRALTKRERQMLNSLDVVQQFLEDFEWDRDECQVEVRLQLLQEEYKEFLEVRNKIEIIMEDADSEKFAAGDEDEKEEADQLREKANFDVMRQFQNRFCVLKAQLLKLKPVSTAVSKCDRDQSNYGQQTAAFSRVKLPEISLPHFSGNIKDWVTFRDTFYSLIHNNSQLTEMDKFTYLKSSLTGEALQEVNGIELSAANYDVAWKTLESRYENRKLIVKDHLDALFSLEPLKKESYDGLNHLICEFEKNLQMLEKIGEIVSGWSTLLVHMLCLRLDTTTLRNWETHHNSKEVPTYEKLLAYLRNHCSVLQSVASAKPSNFDQRQPRVAVCHTTLKTPARCPFCTDPWHSPFQCPTFHSMSLPERNDAVSRYRLCKNCLRPGHVFKDCDRGTCHHCFQKHHSMLHVGQIKHSVPQPQSTFAMLNPPSQQPQSTQHNSLQQTHTQPQNTHTANSHSTQRSQFSTDHATTSQNYVAVPATPTPDILLSTALVRMRDNSGNSLLARALLDSCSQHCLMTRAFSKRLNFDETSAYLCVQGIGSSRNISTKAVKAAVCPRSQIISPFEEEMQFHVLPELTVPLPTTSFNPSTWTLPDVKVLADPQFYESSPVDVIIGAEHYMDLLTDGRQKVTDDGPTLQNTVFGWILSGRIPRSSSRMTQSITFVCSTAEIEQQLTRFWELETCNTTSNNSIEETICEEIFDKTTVRDSSGRFIVTLPKKEFAIERLGESKRIAINRFRGLERRFSANPELKQMYTDFIHEYLHLGHMQIVTDRSEKGTYYLPHHAVLKPESTTTKLRVVFDASCKTTTGVSLNDVLLVGPVVQDDLISLTLRFRLYQYALIADIAKMYRMIRVQPNNRHLQRILWRDSSDQPISSFELTTVTYGTASAPYLATKCLQKLADYGQQTHSLAASVIRNNFYVDDLLLSIGSIDQGRELIREIIELMESAGFSLRKWNSNSRKLLLDVPETLRDDRTILELDSSSAPIKTLGLAWEPSTDNFRFHSPKWSMAADITKRVVLSDVSRIFDPLGLVGPVVVKAKIFMQELWKYECSWDEPLTDSLRQQWQEFRRNLVDLDGMSIPRWVGVTATVKSIQLHGFCDASEKAYGACIFVRTVEDNDTVSTHLLISKSRVAPLENLKRKNRRQSIPRLELSSALLLSHLHEKVMASIHIEVKSYFWTDSMIVKCWLTSAPSRWKEFVANRVSEIQHLTSEGVWNHVMGVENPADIISRGMTPAQLQYQSSWRHGPVWLQLDESNWPQPIPIQEEELDKSIMEEKKVITVVLHAINPTANRNRRKHGFITAEERDEALKILVRLSQKEAFPQEFADLSKGEQVQESSRISSLHPQITDGTICVGGRLQHALLSTTRKHPFILHHRHPLTRAIVSYYHRKLFHAGQQLLISTVRERFWPTNARNLARKVIHECVPCFRNRPRIHDQLMADLPPERVTPCIPFQRVGVDYCGPFWIAFPHRRARPTKCFVAVYVCLVTKAVHLELVADLTTQAFLASLKRFSSRRGKPSLVMCDNATNFVGARRELDELCTLFNNQQFQRTISAEAAESNIDFRFIPARSPNFGGLWESAVKSFKTLFKRTIGTHTLLYDEMQTVLTQIEAVLNSRPLTPVSNDPNDYEALTPGHFLIQRPLTAIPEPDLDDIPVNRLSAWQRTQYFMQCLWKKWSAQYLSNLQNRTKWTKERDNLTAGTMVLLKDENLPPLKWQLGRVVELHPGSDGNIRVVTVRTREGIYRRAISKVCILPIRDNINASSEEN from the coding sequence ATGAGCAAGGAATTGAGAGCACTCACAAAGCGGGAACGGCAGATGCTGAATAGCTTGGACGTCGTGCAGCAATTTTTAGAGGATTTTGAATGGGACAGGGATGAGTGCCAGGTTGAAGTTCGGTTGCAGCTGTTGCAGGAGGAGTACAAAGAATTTCTCGAAGTTCGcaacaaaattgaaattatcatGGAAGATGCGGATTCTGAGAAATTTGCTGCGGGAGATGAAGATGAAAAAGAGGAAGCAGATCAACTTCGAGAAAAGGCCAATTTTGACGTAATGCGGCAGTTTCAGAATCGGTTTTGTGTGCTGAAGGCACAACTTTTGAAGCTAAAACCTGTCAGTACAGCAGTTTCGAAATGCGACAGAGATCAATCTAATTATGGACAGCAGACAGCAGCATTTTCTCGAGTTAAACTTCCGGAGATTTCCCTTCCCCACTTCAGCGGTAATATAAAGGATTGGGTTACGTTTCGCGATACCTTTTATAGTCTGATCCATAACAACTCGCAGTTGACGGAAATGGACAAATTCACGTACCTGAAGTCGTCACTCACAGGAGAAGCTCTCCAGGAGGTAAACGGCATCGAGTTGTCTGCGGCCAACTACGATGTAGCTTGGAAGACTCTGGAATCCAGATACGAAAACCGAAAACTCATCGTGAAGGATCATCTGGATGCACTCTTCTCACTTGAACCTCTGAAGAAAGAATCTTACGATGGTTTGAATCATCTTATCTGCGAGTTTGAGAAGAATTTGCAAATGTTGGAGAAAATAGGTGAGATCGTTTCCGGTTGGAGTACATTGTTAGTCCACATGTTATGTTTAAGGTTGGATACCACGACTCTACGTAATTGGGAGACTCACCACAACAGTAAAGAAGTCCCTACGTACGAGAAACTTCTGGCATATCTCCGTAACCATTGCTCAGTTTTGCAGTCAGTTGCTTCTGCCAAACCTTCAAATTTTGATCAGCGTCAACCCAGAGTAGCAGTGTGTCACACTACATTGAAGACCCCGGCCAGATGTCCCTTTTGTACCGATCCCTGGCATTCACCTTTCCAGTGTCCAACATTCCATTCAATGAGTTTACCAGAACGAAACGATGCTGTATCTCGCTACCGGCTATGTAAGAATTGCCTTCGTCCCGGACATGTCTTCAAAGATTGCGATCGAGGAACCTGTCATCACTGTTTTCAAAAACATCATTCGATGCTGCATGTTGGGCAGATTAAACACTCCGTTCCACAGCCGCAATCCACATTCGCGATGTTGAATCCTCCATCGCAACAACCACAGTCCACGCAACACAACTCACTCCAACAGACACACACTCAGCcacaaaacacacacacagccAACTCGCATAGCACACAACGCTCACAGTTCAGCACAGATCATGCCACCACAAGCCAGAATTATGTAGCAGTCCCTGCCACACCAACACCCGATATCCTTCTGTCAACCGCACTCGTTCGTATGAGAGACAACTCTGGAAATTCACTGCTGGCTCGAGCATTGTTGGACTCGTGTTCGCAGCACTGCCTTATGACAAGAGCTTTTTCGAAAAGGCTTAACTTTGATGAAACTTCAGCATATCTGTGCGTGCAGGGGATTGGGTCGTCTCGTAATATTTCAACAAAAGCAGTTAAGGCAGCAGTTTGTCCAAGATCACAAATAATTTCACCATTTGAAGAGGAGATGCAGTTCCACGTGTTGCCAGAATTGACGGTGCCGTTGCCGACGACGAGTTTCAATCCGTCCACTTGGACCCTTCCTGACGTGAAAGTTCTGGCAGATCCGCAGTTCTATGAGAGCAGTCCAGTAGACGTTATCATTGGTGCAGAACACTATATGGATCTGCTAACCGATGGCAGACAAAAGGTAACCGACGATGGACCTACGCTACAAAACACGGTATTTGGTTGGATCCTATCAGGAAGGATTCCACGCAGCTCCTCCAGAATGACCCAGTCAATCACGTTTGTGTGCTCCACGGCAGAGATTGAACAGCAGCTCACAAGGTTCTGGGAACTAGAAACCTGTAACACTACATCCAACAACTCCATCGAAGAAACAATCTGCGAAGAAATATTTGATAAGACGACAGTCAGAGATTCATCAGGAAGGTTCATCGTTACACTACCGAAGAAAGAATTCGCAATTGAACGTCTTGGCGAATCGAAAAGGATAGCAATTAATCGGTTCAGAGGATTGGAACGACGCTTCTCTGCAAATCCAGAACTGAAGCAGATGTATACTGATTTCATCCATGAATATCTACACCTTGGACATATGCAAATCGTTACGGACAGATCTGAAAAGGGAACATACTATCTGCCACACCACGCTGTTTTAAAACCAGAAAGCACTACAACAAAACTTCGAGTTGTGTTCGACGCTTCGTGCAAAACAACGACCGGAGTATCTCTGAATGATGTCCTTCTAGTTGGCCCTGTTGTACAGGATGATTTAATCAGCCTAACTTTGCGCTTTCGGTTGTATCAATATGCTCTTATTGCGGACATCGCCAAAATGTACCGCATGATTCGAGTTCAACCAAACAATAGACATCTGCAGAGAATCTTGTGGAGGGACTCCTCCGACCAGCCCATCAGCTCATTCGAATTGACGACCGTTACGTACGGAACAGCATCCGCACCATATCTGGCGACCAAGTGCCTGCAGAAGTTAGCAGACTATGGTCAGCAAACTCATTCGCTCGCAGCATCCGTCATCAGAAATAACTTTTATGTAGACGACCTGCTATTGAGTATAGGTAGTATTGATCAAGGCAGAGAACTCATACGTGAAATCATCGAATTGATGGAATCAGCCGGTTTCTCTTTACGGAAATGGAATTCGAATTCCCGAAAACTCCTATTGGATGTACCAGAAACCCTGAGAGATGATCGCACCATTCTAGAGCTAGATTCGTCCAGCGCTCCAATCAAAACCTTGGGTTTGGCTTGGGAACCAAGTACAgataatttccgattccatagtCCTAAGTGGAGCATGGCAGCAGATATTACAAAAAGGGTTGTGTTATCAGATGTCTCCAGAATATTTGACCCCTTAGGCTTGGTTGGTCCGGTGGTGGTGAAAGCGAAGATTTTTATGCAAGAGCTCTGGAAATACGAATGCAGTTGGGATGAGCCTCTCACTGATAGTCTTCGACAACAATGGCAAGAATTTCGGAGAAATCTTGTAGACTTGGATGGCATGTCCATTCCTCGTTGGGTCGGAGTCACCGCAACTGTGAAGTCCATACAACTTCACGGATTCTGTGATGCATCAGAGAAGGCATATGGGGCATGTATATTTGTAAGAACCGTCGAGGACAACGATACTGTTTCAACACACCTCTTGATTTCAAAATCACGGGTAGCCCCTCTGGAAAATCTCAAAAGAAAAAATCGTCGGCAGTCCATTCCTCGACTTGAGTTATCTTCAGCACTGCTTCTTTCACATTTGCACGAGAAAGTGATGGCCAGCATCCACATCGAAGTCAAGTCATATTTCTGGACGGATTCGATGATCGTAAAATGTTGGCTTACTTCAGCACCATCCAGGTGGAAGGAATTCGTTGCGAATCGAGTCTCCGAAATACAGCACCTGACGAGTGAAGGAGTTTGGAATCATGTAATGGGAGTTGAAAACCCTGCTGATATTATTTCCCGGGGCATGACTCCAGCGCAGCTACAATATCAATCCAGTTGGAGGCATGGGCCTGTTTGGTTACAGCTGGACGAATCGAATTGGCCCCAACCCATCCCAATCCAGGAGGAAGAATTAGACAAGTCAATTATGGAAGAGAAAAAAGTCATCACAGTAGTTCTACATGCAATCAACCCAACTGCTAACCGGAATCGTCGCAAGCATGGATTCATCACCGCTGAAGAACGCGACGAAGCACTGAAAATTTTAGTTCGTCTGTCCCAGAAAGAAGCATTTCCACAGGAGTTTGCTGACTTATCCAAGGGTGAACAGGTTCAGGAGTCCTCTAGAATAAGTTCACTTCATCCGCAGATAACAGACGGCACTATTTGTGTTGGTGGCCGGTTACAGCATGCGCTGTTGTCAACAACTCGGAAGCATCCATTCATATTGCACCATCGACACCCGCTAACAAGAGCAATTGTATCATATTACCACCGTAAGCTGTTTCATGCAGGTCAACAACTCTTGATTTCCACTGTCCGTGAACGGTTCTGGCCGACAAACGCTCGAAACCTGGCCAGAAAGGTTATTCATGAATGTGTTCCATGTTTTCGCAACAGACCCAGAATACACGATCAACTGATGGCAGATCTTCCACCGGAAAGAGTCACTCCTTGCATACCATTTCAGCGAGTTGGAGTCGACTACTGCGGGCCGTTTTGGATTGCGTTTCCACATCGCCGAGCTCGTCCAACGAAATGTTTTGTAGCTGTGTACGTGTGCTTGGTTACAAAGGCagtgcacttggagctggtcgcTGACTTAACAACACAGGCTTTCTTGGCATCACTGAAACGCTTTTCATCACGCCGTGGCAAGCCCAGTCTGGTAATGTGCGATAATGCCACGAACTTTGTTGGAGCCAGACGAGAATTGGACGAGCTATGTACGTTGTTTAACAACCAACAATTCCAACGGACTATTTCTGCAGAAGCAGCGGAAAGCAATATTGATTTTCGGTTCATACCCGCACGTTCCCCAAACTTTGGAGGACTTTGGGAGTCAGCAGTTAAGTCCTTCAAAACATTATTTAAGCGGACCATTGGCACCCACACCTTGCTGTATGATGAGATGCAGACTGTTTTAACACAAATCGAAGCTGTGCTAAACTCGCGACCACTGACTCCGGTGAGCAACGATCCGAACGACTACGAAGCGCTAACACCGGGTCATTTCTTGATCCAACGACCTTTAACTGCGATTCCTGAACCTGATTTGGACGACATACCTGTGAATAGATTGTCTGCTTGGCAACGGACGCAATATTTTATGCAATGCTTGTGGAAGAAATGGTCGGCACAGTATCTCTCGAATCTACAGAACCGCACTAAATGGACGAAAGAACGCGATAATTTGACTGCTGGTACTATGGTACTgttgaaagatgaaaatttaCCACCATTGAAGTGGCAACTTGGGCGGGTAGTGGAGTTGCATCCCGGATCTGATGGTAATATTCGTGTTGTTACCGTACGCACAAGGGAAGGAATATATAGGCGTGCAATATCCAAAGTCTGTATCTTGCCCATCCGTGATAACATTAATGCATCATCAGAGGAGAACTAG